In Chryseobacterium oranimense, a single window of DNA contains:
- a CDS encoding peroxiredoxin has product MSIKLGDTAPDFQAETSLGDIKFHEFLGDSWGILFSHPADYTPVCTTELGYTSKLKSEFDKRGTKVIALSVDGVEDHQNWIKDINETQNTDVQFPIIADKDRRISELYDFIHPNALATATVRSLLIIDPDKKVRLIITYPASTGRNFNEILRVLDSLQLVDSHKVATPVNWENGEDVIIPPAISTEDAKKIFPKGVTEVKPYLRYTPQPNT; this is encoded by the coding sequence ATGTCAATCAAACTAGGAGATACAGCACCGGACTTTCAGGCAGAAACGTCTTTAGGCGATATTAAGTTTCATGAATTTTTAGGTGATTCCTGGGGAATTTTATTCTCCCATCCTGCAGATTATACACCAGTATGTACTACTGAGCTTGGATATACCTCGAAGTTGAAATCAGAATTTGATAAAAGAGGAACAAAGGTTATTGCTTTAAGTGTGGATGGAGTAGAAGACCATCAGAACTGGATTAAAGATATTAATGAAACCCAGAACACAGATGTGCAGTTTCCTATTATTGCGGATAAAGACAGACGGATTTCAGAATTGTATGACTTTATTCACCCTAATGCTTTAGCTACAGCTACAGTACGTTCACTACTGATCATTGATCCGGATAAAAAAGTAAGATTAATCATTACTTATCCGGCTTCTACAGGAAGAAATTTTAATGAAATTCTGAGAGTTCTGGATTCTCTTCAGCTGGTTGATTCGCATAAAGTGGCTACTCCTGTCAATTGGGAAAATGGTGAGGATGTTATTATACCTCCTGCTATTTCTACCGAAGATGCGAAAAAAATATTTCCGAAAGGGGTTACTGAAGTAAAGCCCTATCTGAGATATACGCCACAGCCTAATACGTGA
- a CDS encoding porin family protein has translation MKKLIFAGILAATGLTATANAQIQKGNWMVGTSLLSSNFGLNTGGGYDIALQPKAAYFVNDNVAIGGYVDLGIKKVTNGSPTDFTYGVGALGRYFLSPGEKGVDNLLHHGRWFLEGNVGIGGRSVENGDSTTGLDFGAGPGYSYFITPNIGLEGLVKYRGRAGFGSEGLNSNITFNVGFSLYFPTSKAKEVANDLK, from the coding sequence ATGAAAAAACTAATTTTTGCAGGAATATTAGCAGCAACAGGTTTAACAGCAACTGCTAACGCTCAGATTCAAAAAGGCAACTGGATGGTAGGAACCAGTCTTTTATCAAGTAACTTCGGTTTGAATACAGGTGGTGGTTATGATATTGCATTACAGCCTAAAGCAGCTTACTTTGTAAATGATAACGTAGCAATAGGTGGATATGTAGATTTAGGTATTAAAAAAGTTACAAACGGATCACCAACGGATTTTACTTATGGAGTTGGTGCTTTGGGACGTTACTTCCTATCACCTGGGGAAAAAGGTGTTGATAATTTACTTCACCACGGAAGATGGTTCCTTGAAGGAAATGTAGGTATCGGTGGTAGATCTGTTGAAAACGGAGATTCTACAACTGGTTTAGACTTTGGTGCAGGTCCAGGTTATTCTTATTTCATTACCCCGAACATTGGTTTGGAAGGTTTAGTAAAATATAGAGGTAGAGCAGGATTTGGTAGTGAAGGTTTAAATTCTAATATTACATTCAACGTAGGATTCAGTCTTTATTTCCCTACTTCAAAAGCTAAAGAAGTAGCAAATGATTTAAAATAA
- a CDS encoding mechanosensitive ion channel family protein — protein MQNNGYSYVDVIYRVLESWYMRFAELTPKLIVGILVFSFFLISSKYLSLGAVKLFHKFFPKSQKESSLVTLISVFRFLIMLMGTFIALEIMGFSGFLWKFIGSLGVAGVIAGVALKDLVSSIFSGMLIGIDKAFKVGDYITIGNHSGTVQEIGFLTTKIITDDGKKAYIPNQVIFNAPFYNITASPQRRIILNFEIPADEDITKAQKGMLDVIKSLENVDKLDTSEVIFTDLKQGNFNLQAKFWMKVGANMVQVKSEAYLKIKQRLDADNIQLVTPTSISITNGEALPVENQDK, from the coding sequence ATGCAGAACAATGGATACAGCTACGTAGATGTTATTTACAGGGTTTTGGAAAGCTGGTATATGAGGTTTGCCGAGCTTACACCGAAACTTATCGTCGGAATTTTAGTCTTTTCTTTTTTCCTTATTAGCAGTAAGTACTTAAGCTTAGGCGCCGTAAAATTATTTCACAAATTTTTCCCGAAAAGCCAGAAGGAGAGCTCTCTCGTTACTTTAATAAGCGTATTCAGGTTTCTGATCATGCTGATGGGGACCTTCATCGCTCTTGAAATTATGGGCTTCAGCGGTTTCCTTTGGAAATTTATCGGAAGTTTGGGAGTAGCAGGGGTAATTGCAGGGGTAGCTTTGAAGGATCTGGTATCCAGCATTTTTTCCGGGATGCTTATCGGGATTGATAAGGCCTTTAAAGTGGGCGATTATATTACGATAGGAAATCATTCCGGAACAGTTCAGGAAATAGGTTTTTTAACGACAAAGATTATCACTGATGACGGCAAAAAAGCTTATATTCCTAATCAGGTTATTTTCAATGCTCCTTTTTACAATATTACGGCATCACCACAGCGAAGAATTATTTTAAATTTTGAGATCCCGGCGGATGAGGATATCACCAAGGCGCAAAAAGGAATGCTGGATGTCATTAAAAGTTTAGAAAATGTGGATAAGCTGGATACTTCGGAAGTTATTTTCACCGACTTAAAACAGGGCAATTTTAACCTCCAGGCTAAATTCTGGATGAAGGTAGGAGCCAACATGGTTCAGGTGAAAAGTGAGGCTTATCTGAAGATCAAACAACGCCTGGATGCA